A single genomic interval of Abditibacteriota bacterium harbors:
- the folE gene encoding GTP cyclohydrolase I FolE, protein MNRERIAELVRQILVEIGEDPSREGLLATPERVAKSYEFLFQGYDKDPEAIINSARFSQENDNMIVVRDIEIYSMCEHHMLPFFGKCHVGYISKGKVLGVSKIARIVDLYARRLQIQENLTRQIAEEILSSIDAMGVGVVIEAQHLCMMMRGVEKQNSQMTTSCMLGIFRKNQSTRNEFLSLIRNK, encoded by the coding sequence ATGAATAGAGAAAGGATAGCCGAGCTGGTTCGGCAGATACTCGTAGAAATAGGAGAGGACCCCTCCAGGGAGGGACTTTTGGCTACGCCGGAAAGAGTGGCCAAAAGCTATGAATTCCTGTTTCAGGGCTACGACAAGGACCCCGAGGCCATTATCAACAGCGCCAGATTTTCTCAGGAAAACGACAACATGATCGTGGTCCGGGATATAGAGATCTACAGCATGTGCGAGCACCATATGCTGCCGTTTTTCGGCAAGTGTCACGTAGGCTATATATCCAAGGGCAAAGTGCTGGGGGTGAGCAAGATAGCCCGCATAGTGGACCTCTATGCCCGACGTCTCCAGATACAGGAAAATCTCACACGTCAGATCGCAGAGGAGATACTCAGCTCCATAGACGCTATGGGGGTGGGAGTGGTCATTGAGGCTCAGCATCTGTGCATGATGATGAGAGGGGTGGAAAAGCAGAATTCGCAAATGACCACCTCCTGCATGCTGGGTATTTTCAGGAAGAACCAGTCCACCAGAAACGAATTTCTTTCACTCATCCGAAACAAATGA
- a CDS encoding ABC transporter permease subunit, whose product MISWIIAKTTFGDAMRQKTLQIFLIVALALIIMSFAFANTLTFTTQSATGDLSFIKNFGLGMITLAGILICVMTGVYMIPREVERKTIYTILSKPVNRWEFILGKMIGCWLTLAAAVGLMGVIFVLIVTCKAMLLSGSNAASSTAVAAGLKDAAAGAHIQIFDINMVYGVILAYLQSALLSSVIIMFSVIVTPTVNFFLGIGVYIVGSLITIIETLKNTATDLSPVIKFLYNVFYMIIPNFDLYNVTNTLLHPNANPVTWGYIGYLLIYSLFYSLMATLIAIIVFYNKEV is encoded by the coding sequence ATGATTTCCTGGATAATAGCAAAAACCACCTTTGGTGATGCCATGCGTCAAAAGACCCTGCAGATATTCCTGATCGTGGCTCTGGCGCTGATCATCATGTCCTTTGCTTTTGCAAATACTCTGACGTTTACCACTCAAAGCGCTACCGGCGACCTGTCCTTTATCAAGAACTTCGGTCTGGGAATGATCACCCTTGCCGGCATCCTCATATGCGTTATGACCGGCGTGTATATGATACCCAGAGAAGTGGAGCGCAAGACTATATATACCATCCTGTCCAAGCCTGTCAACAGGTGGGAATTCATCCTGGGCAAGATGATAGGCTGCTGGCTCACTCTTGCCGCCGCCGTGGGTCTCATGGGCGTCATATTCGTATTGATCGTCACCTGCAAGGCCATGCTGCTTTCCGGCAGCAACGCCGCCTCCAGCACCGCTGTGGCGGCCGGACTCAAGGATGCTGCTGCGGGAGCGCATATTCAGATATTTGACATCAACATGGTGTACGGCGTGATCCTGGCCTATCTTCAGTCGGCGCTGCTCTCCAGCGTGATCATCATGTTTTCGGTGATAGTGACTCCTACCGTCAACTTTTTCCTGGGTATCGGCGTGTATATAGTCGGCTCTCTCATCACCATCATAGAGACCCTGAAGAACACTGCCACCGACCTGTCGCCCGTGATCAAGTTCCTGTACAACGTGTTTTATATGATCATACCCAACTTTGATCTTTACAACGTGACGAACACGCTGCTGCACCCCAACGCCAATCCCGTGACCTGGGGTTATATCGGATATCTGCTCATCTATTCGCTGTTTTATTCCCTGATGGCTACTCTGATAGCGATCATCGTGTTTTACAACAAGGAAGTGTAA
- a CDS encoding alpha/beta hydrolase, whose translation MVCTLKKNKVYYTDEGKGPAVLFLPGPDARPRVWHHQVSELSGSFRVLRLDFSGIDAGAATLHDLIAIIDEFTLFKELRQVFVAGCGVGGYLACAYALRHPGMTNGVIVSSVCCMGSVTDTIRYYLPEYQSPKNSFLRTIDGLLGKKDRSYFLYRLYSLLKNEQYLLTEMSSLMMPLLIINGEKESEEVHRLSAALAAAGEGITMEVIEGADKLPNEEQPDRYNMLVEDFIHSNISPL comes from the coding sequence ATGGTATGTACCTTGAAGAAGAACAAAGTGTATTATACAGACGAAGGCAAGGGACCGGCTGTGCTGTTTCTTCCCGGCCCCGATGCCCGTCCCCGGGTATGGCACCATCAGGTGTCGGAATTGTCGGGCTCCTTCAGGGTGCTCAGGCTGGATTTTTCGGGCATTGATGCAGGAGCTGCCACCCTCCACGATCTCATCGCGATCATAGACGAGTTTACCCTGTTCAAGGAGCTCCGGCAGGTGTTTGTTGCCGGGTGCGGAGTAGGGGGCTATCTGGCCTGCGCCTACGCTCTGAGGCATCCGGGTATGACCAACGGCGTCATCGTTTCTTCTGTGTGCTGCATGGGCTCCGTCACAGACACCATCAGGTACTACCTGCCCGAATACCAAAGTCCCAAAAACTCCTTTCTCAGGACTATTGACGGTCTGCTGGGGAAAAAGGACCGGTCTTACTTCTTGTACAGGCTCTATTCGCTGCTGAAAAACGAGCAATACCTGCTTACGGAGATGTCATCTCTTATGATGCCTCTTCTCATCATAAACGGTGAAAAAGAGAGCGAAGAGGTCCACCGGCTCTCCGCCGCCCTTGCCGCCGCCGGCGAGGGGATCACTATGGAGGTCATAGAAGGAGCGGACAAACTTCCCAATGAGGAGCAGCCGGATCGCTACAACATGCTGGTGGAGGATTTTATCCACAGCAATATTTCTCCTTTATAA
- a CDS encoding TatD family hydrolase, with protein sequence MTDTHAHLNDERFAGDLADTIARAAEKGVGSILVCGWDIPSGRQAADMAAAYPSVYAAAGVHPHDSESWSPEAAEDIRELSAKGRIVAVGEIGLDYYYDLEFRESQLVCFREQLKLSLELDLPVSIHSRCAMEDTIGALREYPGVRGVLHCFSGTMEQMSDLLDMGLYIGAAGPVTFKSSEDLRSVIRYVPADRLLLETDCPYMAPAPLRGRRNEPWMVCHVLEKMAGLLNMEPADLEALTDDNARRLFGLRG encoded by the coding sequence ATGACAGACACACACGCGCATCTCAATGACGAACGCTTTGCAGGGGATCTGGCAGACACTATCGCAAGAGCTGCCGAAAAAGGCGTAGGCAGTATCCTCGTATGCGGCTGGGATATACCCTCCGGCCGTCAAGCGGCGGATATGGCCGCCGCCTATCCCTCCGTGTATGCTGCGGCGGGGGTCCATCCTCACGACTCGGAGAGCTGGAGCCCCGAGGCTGCAGAGGATATCAGAGAGCTCTCTGCCAAAGGCAGGATAGTGGCCGTTGGGGAGATAGGTCTGGATTACTACTACGATCTGGAGTTCAGGGAGTCTCAGCTCGTCTGCTTCAGGGAGCAGCTGAAGCTCTCTCTGGAGCTGGACCTGCCCGTATCCATCCACTCCCGCTGCGCCATGGAGGACACCATCGGAGCATTGAGAGAATATCCCGGAGTGAGAGGCGTGCTGCATTGCTTCTCCGGGACCATGGAGCAAATGAGCGACTTGCTTGATATGGGGCTCTATATAGGCGCAGCCGGCCCCGTGACCTTTAAGAGCTCTGAGGACCTGAGGAGCGTCATCAGATACGTGCCGGCGGACAGGCTGCTCCTGGAGACAGACTGCCCTTATATGGCACCCGCGCCTCTGCGAGGGCGGCGCAATGAGCCTTGGATGGTGTGTCACGTACTCGAGAAAATGGCCGGGCTTCTGAATATGGAGCCCGCTGACCTGGAGGCTCTCACAGACGACAATGCCCGCAGACTGTTTGGCCTTCGCGGATAG
- a CDS encoding rod shape-determining protein: MMNYLTRLIGRFSRNIGVDLGTANTLVHVKGKGILLNEPSLIAIDADTRQVLAVGNEAKTMYGRTPGSIIANRPLKSGVIADYDQTLEMLKYFIRRVSASSGFFPAVCIGIPSGVTEVEERAVREAAIHAGASEAFTIEEPHAAALGAGLPVDEANGSMILDIGGGTSEAAVMSLGGVVASRSVRTAGDKLDDDILEYMKKEMGLLIGAKTAEDIKKNICSAFPLENELKYEAKGRDIVTGLPRSVTVRSEAVRECCMEHFREIVDTVRLTLEVTPPELAADIMENGLYMAGGGAYIKGLNKLISKELSIPVYIANDPLNCVVMGAAIAIEEMDRSPVLKKVLSNSSYRADRLS, encoded by the coding sequence ATGATGAATTATCTGACCAGGCTCATAGGGAGGTTTTCGCGAAATATCGGCGTCGATCTGGGGACCGCCAATACCCTTGTCCACGTCAAGGGCAAGGGGATATTGCTCAATGAGCCTTCCCTTATCGCCATAGACGCCGACACCCGCCAGGTCCTGGCAGTAGGCAACGAAGCCAAGACCATGTACGGCAGGACCCCGGGCTCCATCATAGCCAACAGACCCCTCAAGAGCGGTGTCATAGCTGATTATGATCAGACTCTGGAGATGCTCAAGTATTTTATCCGCCGTGTCAGCGCCTCCAGCGGCTTTTTCCCCGCAGTGTGCATCGGTATCCCTTCGGGTGTGACCGAGGTGGAGGAAAGAGCTGTGCGCGAGGCTGCGATCCATGCCGGAGCCAGCGAGGCCTTCACCATCGAAGAGCCTCACGCTGCGGCTCTCGGCGCCGGATTGCCCGTGGACGAGGCCAACGGCAGCATGATACTTGATATAGGCGGAGGCACCAGCGAGGCCGCGGTCATGTCCCTGGGAGGCGTGGTGGCCAGCAGATCCGTGCGCACTGCAGGCGACAAGCTGGACGACGATATCCTGGAGTATATGAAAAAGGAGATGGGGCTTCTCATCGGAGCCAAGACCGCCGAGGATATCAAAAAGAACATCTGCTCCGCTTTTCCTCTGGAAAACGAACTCAAATATGAGGCTAAAGGCCGTGACATAGTCACCGGCCTGCCCCGCTCGGTGACAGTCAGAAGCGAAGCCGTAAGAGAATGCTGCATGGAGCACTTCAGGGAGATAGTGGATACAGTCAGGCTCACTCTGGAGGTGACTCCCCCCGAGCTGGCTGCGGATATCATGGAAAACGGTCTGTATATGGCCGGTGGCGGAGCTTATATCAAGGGGCTCAACAAGCTGATCAGCAAGGAGCTGAGCATCCCCGTGTATATAGCCAACGACCCTCTGAATTGCGTGGTCATGGGCGCCGCTATTGCTATCGAAGAAATGGACCGCTCGCCGGTTTTGAAAAAGGTACTGTCCAACTCTTCCTACAGAGCAGACAGACTGAGCTGA
- the mreC gene encoding rod shape-determining protein MreC — MNVKAPAVYIVVFIVLLAAGRALILSDGSRMSAVSNALGVMFQPARSAQKYVRGSFEGLRLYCSSKASLAKKVARLEEENRRLKDRAATDRYYKKRVTDLEELLEIKSFTAFDTVSADVMYHSASSWFHTFTVNAGTEDGVSRGDAVFNSSGLIGQVVETGKNMSVVSSITEGGSSVGGMIDRSGTRGLVQGSYSGYLYLNYLPSDADVKKGDLCSSSGDGRLIPPGIPIGKVVSVSPDKTTDTKIAKVRPFVRVDRLRSVLIAVHEHER; from the coding sequence ATGAACGTAAAAGCTCCGGCGGTATATATAGTCGTATTTATCGTGCTTCTTGCAGCGGGCAGAGCTCTTATCCTGTCCGACGGCAGCCGTATGTCGGCCGTATCCAACGCTTTGGGCGTCATGTTTCAGCCGGCGAGATCCGCTCAGAAGTATGTGCGGGGCTCCTTTGAGGGCCTCAGACTATATTGCTCCTCCAAGGCGTCTCTTGCAAAAAAAGTGGCGAGACTTGAAGAGGAGAACCGCAGACTGAAGGACCGCGCAGCCACCGACCGGTATTACAAGAAGCGCGTGACCGATCTGGAAGAGCTGCTGGAGATCAAAAGCTTTACTGCCTTTGACACAGTGTCTGCAGACGTGATGTATCATTCCGCCAGCTCCTGGTTCCACACCTTCACCGTCAACGCCGGCACAGAGGACGGAGTGTCCAGAGGAGACGCAGTCTTCAACTCTTCCGGCCTTATAGGACAGGTGGTGGAGACAGGCAAAAACATGTCGGTGGTGTCTTCCATCACAGAGGGCGGCAGCTCCGTGGGCGGGATGATCGACCGGTCCGGGACCCGTGGCCTCGTCCAGGGCAGCTATTCCGGCTATCTGTACCTCAACTATCTCCCCTCCGACGCTGACGTCAAAAAGGGCGACTTGTGCTCCTCCAGCGGCGACGGCAGGCTTATCCCTCCCGGCATTCCCATAGGAAAGGTGGTCTCGGTCTCCCCGGACAAGACTACCGATACCAAGATAGCAAAGGTGCGGCCGTTCGTTCGTGTGGACCGGCTCCGGAGCGTGCTGATAGCGGTGCATGAGCATGAAAGATAA
- the hflX gene encoding GTPase HflX, whose product MVINNAVLAVSDLATDYDSEHNSLEMRLLCESAGVTVLDEYHFKRRNPDPESYMGSGNAESLKWLCAELGADLVIFSEDLSPNQIRYLENVTDTRVVDRTQLILDIFALRAHSNEGKLQVELAQLQYLLPRLTGKGVEMSRISGGAGVAARGPGETKLETDRRRIRQRIGALKKKIADISDKRSVSSQQRKGLHIPSACLVGYTSAGKSTLINLLSGSLVLTDQMLFSTLDNTCRRASVPGGSDFLITDTVGFISRLPYSVIAAFRATISEALDCDFLIHVADASDRAFSHHIQSVRDILADMGAGDKPVITVFNKWDLVQDKDFVLRLRDRTPDSVVISAETGYGLDELYLRITDTINALFVPVRVLIPYECGKMLSLLHSKGLVSREEHLDYGTYAEARLPRSVATVFQDYQV is encoded by the coding sequence ATGGTTATAAATAACGCCGTGCTGGCTGTCAGCGATCTGGCTACGGATTACGACTCCGAGCACAACTCACTGGAGATGCGTCTCCTCTGCGAAAGCGCGGGGGTCACAGTGCTGGACGAGTACCATTTCAAGCGCAGGAATCCCGATCCCGAGTCATACATGGGCTCGGGCAATGCGGAGTCTCTCAAGTGGTTATGCGCAGAGCTGGGCGCCGATCTGGTCATTTTTTCCGAGGATCTCTCTCCCAATCAGATACGCTATCTGGAAAACGTCACGGACACCAGAGTGGTGGACAGGACCCAGCTGATACTGGATATATTTGCCTTGCGCGCTCATTCCAATGAGGGCAAGCTGCAGGTGGAGCTGGCTCAGCTGCAGTATCTGCTGCCCAGACTCACCGGCAAGGGCGTAGAGATGTCCCGGATCAGCGGCGGAGCCGGCGTCGCCGCCAGAGGTCCCGGTGAGACCAAGCTGGAGACTGACAGACGGCGTATCAGGCAGAGGATAGGGGCCCTGAAAAAGAAGATAGCCGATATCTCCGACAAGCGTTCGGTCTCATCCCAGCAGCGGAAGGGGCTTCACATCCCGTCAGCCTGTCTGGTGGGCTACACCAGCGCCGGCAAGTCCACTCTGATCAATCTGCTGTCCGGCTCTCTTGTCCTCACAGACCAAATGCTGTTTTCCACTCTGGACAACACCTGCAGAAGGGCTTCTGTTCCCGGCGGCTCGGATTTTCTCATCACCGATACGGTGGGATTTATTTCCCGGCTCCCATACAGTGTCATAGCAGCCTTCAGGGCTACCATCAGCGAAGCTCTGGACTGTGATTTTCTGATCCACGTGGCTGACGCCTCCGACAGAGCCTTTTCCCATCATATCCAATCAGTCCGGGATATACTTGCCGACATGGGAGCAGGGGACAAGCCTGTGATCACAGTGTTCAACAAGTGGGATCTGGTGCAGGATAAGGACTTCGTCCTCAGGCTGCGGGACCGTACTCCGGATTCTGTAGTCATATCCGCAGAGACCGGCTACGGGCTGGATGAGCTGTATCTTCGGATCACAGACACCATCAACGCACTGTTTGTGCCGGTCCGCGTGCTCATACCCTACGAATGCGGCAAGATGCTGTCGCTGCTCCACAGCAAGGGTCTTGTGTCCAGAGAAGAGCATCTGGATTACGGGACTTATGCGGAGGCCCGGCTGCCCAGGTCGGTGGCCACTGTATTTCAGGATTATCAGGTGTAA
- a CDS encoding inorganic phosphate transporter — MDPFFIYVIIIVAVALAFDYVNGFHDAANAVSTVIATRVLSPGVAVVYAAALNFAAAFWGNHAVSGTFAKGIVNNDEIGRLLTAAGRGGSSEVFFASIVLCALLGAIIWNIVTWLMGLPSSSSHALIGGFIGSVLTGCMIILHTIHGVIYWLKIAQICAFIVIAPCAGMFLGYFLMIFMMWILRRQGPFTVDKLFRKIQLLSSGAYSFSHGSNDAQKTMGIILFLLISAGKLPADVGPDNIWYDLIMFGCFGCIAAGTLSGGWKIVKTMGLNITKLKPVNGFCAEVSGAISILTASHLGIPVSTTHVITGAIVGVGSVRRFSAVRWGVAGRIVWAWVVTIPAAAIVGALAFVIVWPIVF, encoded by the coding sequence ATGGACCCTTTTTTTATCTACGTTATCATCATCGTCGCGGTAGCGCTGGCCTTTGATTATGTCAACGGTTTTCACGATGCGGCCAATGCAGTATCCACGGTCATAGCCACCCGGGTATTATCTCCGGGCGTGGCGGTGGTATATGCCGCTGCTCTGAACTTTGCCGCAGCCTTCTGGGGCAATCACGCCGTATCCGGCACCTTTGCAAAAGGTATCGTCAACAATGACGAGATAGGCAGGCTGCTCACGGCAGCAGGCCGCGGCGGCAGCTCCGAGGTGTTTTTTGCTTCCATAGTGCTCTGCGCTCTGCTGGGCGCCATAATATGGAATATAGTCACCTGGCTCATGGGGCTTCCCTCCAGTTCCTCTCACGCCCTGATAGGCGGATTTATCGGCTCCGTGCTTACGGGCTGCATGATCATTCTCCACACGATACACGGCGTCATATATTGGCTGAAGATAGCCCAGATATGCGCGTTTATAGTCATCGCTCCCTGCGCCGGTATGTTTTTGGGCTATTTTCTGATGATCTTCATGATGTGGATACTCAGAAGGCAGGGGCCCTTTACGGTGGACAAGCTCTTCAGAAAGATCCAGCTTTTATCCTCCGGCGCATACAGCTTTTCCCACGGCTCCAATGACGCCCAGAAGACTATGGGCATCATATTGTTTTTGCTCATATCTGCCGGCAAGCTGCCCGCAGACGTGGGTCCGGACAATATATGGTATGACCTGATCATGTTCGGCTGCTTCGGCTGTATCGCCGCAGGCACCCTCAGCGGCGGCTGGAAAATAGTGAAGACCATGGGGCTGAATATCACCAAGCTGAAGCCCGTCAACGGCTTTTGCGCCGAGGTCAGCGGCGCTATCAGCATCCTGACTGCTTCGCATCTGGGCATTCCAGTCAGCACCACACACGTCATTACGGGCGCCATCGTGGGCGTAGGCTCCGTCCGGAGGTTTTCGGCAGTCAGATGGGGCGTGGCAGGCAGGATCGTATGGGCATGGGTAGTCACCATCCCCGCTGCCGCCATAGTGGGAGCGCTGGCCTTTGTGATAGTCTGGCCAATCGTATTTTAG
- a CDS encoding DUF47 family protein, producing the protein MAFSLIPKDDTFYEMFYQQMDIAFKASSLLLDVLRNFSDQETRIRAIKDLENKGDELGHGVIDRLNTTFITPIDREDVLDISTKADDITDLIDETAASLVLYNVENIRIEAVSITEVLVNCCEKCRDLVRLMVNIRDIEPMRACWIEVNRLENVADGIHKAAVSRLFKEESDPIEVIKWDKIYNSLEACIDLCEDLAASVETVATKHI; encoded by the coding sequence ATGGCTTTTAGTTTGATACCCAAGGACGACACGTTTTATGAGATGTTCTATCAGCAGATGGACATAGCATTCAAGGCAAGCTCGCTGCTGTTGGACGTCCTGCGCAACTTCTCGGATCAGGAGACCAGGATACGAGCCATCAAGGATCTGGAAAACAAGGGCGACGAGCTGGGACACGGGGTCATCGATCGTCTGAATACCACCTTTATCACCCCCATAGACAGGGAAGACGTGCTGGATATCTCCACCAAGGCGGACGATATCACAGACCTCATAGACGAGACAGCTGCCTCTCTGGTGCTCTACAACGTGGAAAACATCAGGATCGAAGCCGTGAGCATCACCGAGGTATTGGTGAATTGCTGCGAAAAATGCCGTGATCTGGTGCGCCTTATGGTGAATATCAGGGATATAGAGCCTATGAGGGCCTGCTGGATAGAGGTGAACCGTCTGGAAAACGTGGCCGACGGCATACACAAGGCTGCTGTCTCCCGCCTCTTCAAGGAAGAGAGCGATCCCATCGAGGTCATCAAGTGGGACAAGATCTACAACTCTTTGGAAGCCTGCATAGATCTGTGCGAGGATCTGGCGGCGAGCGTGGAGACTGTCGCCACCAAACATATATAA
- a CDS encoding dihydroneopterin aldolase, whose protein sequence is MDKIHLTGITADCIIGVFPEERARPRTVVASLSLCADLSRAAASDDIRDTIDYFGLCVRIRQYMGASSFMLLESLAEGIARIALDEGACGVRIWVSKPGAMEGADARIEITRGNYE, encoded by the coding sequence ATGGACAAGATACATCTCACCGGTATTACCGCCGATTGTATTATAGGAGTATTCCCCGAAGAGCGCGCCCGGCCCAGGACCGTGGTGGCGAGCCTGTCTCTGTGCGCCGATCTGTCCCGGGCTGCCGCCTCCGACGACATACGGGATACCATAGACTATTTTGGTCTGTGCGTCCGCATCAGGCAATATATGGGCGCTTCTTCCTTCATGCTCCTGGAAAGCCTTGCCGAGGGGATAGCCCGGATAGCTCTGGATGAGGGAGCCTGCGGAGTCAGGATATGGGTCAGTAAGCCCGGGGCCATGGAAGGCGCAGATGCCAGAATAGAGATCACGAGAGGCAATTATGAATAG
- a CDS encoding ABC transporter ATP-binding protein: MALAISVKDFCKKYEDRRDNKNAVENISFEVEQGEIFGYIGPNGAGKTTTIKTLLGLLHPTSGEITLLGRKLGDVEIKARISYLPENPYFYEHMSAYEILDFYAQLFKIPAADRKKKIPELIDRVGLSKDDAKRTLKEYSKGMLQRVGIAQTLLNDPELLFLDEPTSGLDPIAHKDIQDIILDMKKAGKTVFMSSHQLSDVERVCDKVAIINKGHVVTCGAMEELLQAGITVVSFDNGNDELRNAVRPLCDHLSEDGHRTHAYVKEYKDVYTVIDLVQKNNASLVSVVPQKQSLEDLFVEIVRGGK; the protein is encoded by the coding sequence GTGGCACTTGCCATCAGCGTAAAAGACTTCTGCAAAAAATATGAAGACAGAAGAGATAACAAGAATGCGGTGGAGAATATCAGCTTTGAAGTAGAGCAGGGCGAGATCTTCGGTTATATCGGCCCCAACGGAGCCGGCAAGACTACTACCATCAAGACTCTGCTGGGGCTTCTGCACCCCACTTCGGGAGAGATCACTCTCCTGGGCAGGAAGCTGGGCGACGTGGAGATCAAGGCGCGTATTTCCTATCTCCCTGAAAACCCGTATTTTTACGAGCATATGTCGGCTTATGAGATCCTGGATTTTTATGCTCAGCTTTTCAAGATACCCGCTGCAGACAGAAAGAAGAAGATCCCGGAGCTGATAGACAGAGTCGGACTCAGCAAGGACGACGCAAAAAGGACTCTGAAAGAGTATTCCAAGGGTATGCTCCAGAGAGTAGGTATAGCGCAGACTCTTCTCAACGACCCCGAGCTGCTCTTTTTGGATGAGCCCACCTCCGGACTGGACCCCATAGCTCACAAGGACATCCAGGACATCATTCTGGACATGAAGAAGGCCGGCAAGACCGTGTTCATGTCTTCCCATCAGCTGTCCGATGTGGAGAGAGTGTGCGACAAGGTGGCCATCATCAACAAGGGACACGTGGTGACCTGCGGCGCCATGGAAGAGCTGCTGCAGGCCGGTATCACCGTGGTATCCTTTGACAACGGCAACGACGAGCTCAGGAATGCAGTCCGTCCTCTGTGCGACCACCTGTCCGAAGACGGTCACAGGACTCACGCTTACGTGAAGGAATACAAGGACGTGTATACCGTCATAGATCTCGTGCAGAAGAACAATGCCAGTCTGGTATCCGTGGTCCCTCAGAAGCAGTCCCTCGAAGATTTGTTCGTTGAAATAGTACGGGGAGGTAAATAA
- a CDS encoding SDR family oxidoreductase, protein MKTVIVTGASGKLGPVVRSLFEEKGWQVLSQYNTCSCAGRSIPADFRVMSADSFVRRCHDMTGDADLLVNCFSSYEASSIAHSTWETFSGELFLNAWQPFDLCRSFFSLNPGSCAVNVLDTRITGSDPEHFEYHMSKSLLRDLTVELARAYAPLHRVNAVAPGLTETGSGRALPLQRPGTYEDIARAILYLAEAEYTTGQIVFVDGGRHIRG, encoded by the coding sequence ATGAAAACAGTGATAGTTACAGGCGCCTCGGGCAAGCTGGGGCCGGTGGTGCGCAGTCTGTTTGAGGAAAAAGGATGGCAGGTGCTCTCTCAGTACAATACCTGCTCCTGCGCCGGCAGGTCTATCCCGGCTGATTTCAGAGTCATGAGCGCAGACTCTTTTGTCCGCAGGTGCCATGACATGACAGGTGACGCCGACTTGCTGGTCAACTGCTTTTCTTCCTACGAGGCGAGCTCTATTGCCCACAGCACCTGGGAGACTTTTTCCGGAGAGCTCTTTCTCAATGCCTGGCAGCCCTTTGATCTCTGTCGCTCCTTCTTCTCTCTGAATCCCGGCTCCTGCGCGGTCAACGTGCTGGACACCCGGATCACTGGCTCGGACCCGGAGCATTTTGAATACCATATGTCCAAATCCCTTCTCCGGGACCTGACGGTGGAGCTGGCCCGGGCGTACGCTCCCTTGCACAGGGTAAACGCCGTGGCTCCCGGACTTACGGAGACGGGCAGCGGCAGGGCTCTTCCCCTGCAAAGACCCGGGACCTATGAGGATATTGCCCGGGCTATCCTGTATCTTGCAGAGGCGGAATATACTACCGGGCAGATAGTTTTCGTTGACGGAGGCAGACATATAAGAGGCTGA
- a CDS encoding secondary thiamine-phosphate synthase enzyme YjbQ, protein MKSYTKYLWFNTPNKRELVNITGECEDFLYESGVKEGFMLVSAMHITAGVWINDNEPGILADAMDMLERLAPEGPDYRHHRTGEVNGHAHLKNLLTHNQVILPITDGELDFGPWQTVFYAEFDGQRRKRVLLKIIGE, encoded by the coding sequence ATGAAATCATACACCAAATACCTTTGGTTCAATACCCCAAATAAGCGCGAGCTCGTCAATATCACCGGAGAATGCGAGGACTTTTTGTACGAAAGCGGAGTCAAAGAAGGCTTTATGCTGGTGTCCGCCATGCATATCACTGCCGGAGTGTGGATCAACGACAACGAGCCCGGCATCCTGGCAGACGCCATGGATATGCTGGAAAGACTGGCTCCCGAAGGCCCCGATTACAGGCATCACAGAACCGGCGAGGTCAACGGACACGCTCACCTCAAGAACCTGCTTACCCACAATCAGGTGATACTGCCCATTACCGACGGCGAGCTGGACTTCGGTCCCTGGCAGACTGTATTTTATGCCGAGTTTGACGGGCAGAGAAGAAAAAGAGTCCTTCTGAAGATCATCGGTGAATAG